The DNA sequence AACTAATTGCCGGACAATTTTCCAGATGTGTCACTGCCACACCAAAATAAAGAACCAGTAAACTCAATAAAATACCGGTAATAACCAGCCATGCATTGACATTTTCATAATGTTTATTTTTCCATTCCCAGACAAATAATATGGTAGCTATTACATAGGCAATAATTCCTGCCCATACGAGAACTTTTCCCAGAGTTTCATAAATGGAAGCTACTGTATTACATCTTTTCACCACTTTTTCTGCCATACTATATTTTGCAGTCTGATCTGCCTGTGACAGAAATCCATCAATAGAACCGATGCACTCTTCTTCTGTAGTATCCTGTAATCCAAGAGAAGTAATCCTTGCCCTAACAACCTGACGCCCTTCGCTATACGCGACAATATAAAATTCCGGTTCTTCCGCCTCTCCATCATAATCCCATTCTGCTACAAAACGACATTTATCCGTGCCTTTGACATTTTCATACGCCGCCTTCACATCTTCACTTTCTTTAAATTTTATTTGTTTCAGCTGATTTCCTTGAAAATCCTCAATATACACCTGTAATTTGTCTAAATCATATTGTGGATACGCCACCCATCCTACACAGTAGTAATCCTTTTCGAACAAATCATAAATAGCCTTCTCGTTGGTTATCATTTCAAAACTCTGACTCCCCGGAATATTATCTCCAGATGCGATGTAAAGTTCTGATTTCAAGTCATAATGGCTAGCTACATAATTCCAAATCTGTCCCACTGTTCTCATCAATTCTTTTCGCTTTTCTGCCGTGTCCATATGGTATGCTCCTAGTGTTGAAGATTCTACCCGTTTAATCTCACCAGCGGCATATGCGGCTTCCAATTCTTCATATACTTTTTTATAGAACTCATTTGCTGTCTGACAATCTTCATAATACCCAGCCTCATCAAATGCTCCTATCAGTACCCAACCAATCCATCCATCCTCTACATTTCCATCTGACGGATTGGTATCATAGGCATTATATAACTCCATTTGCTCCTCAACTTCCTCTTTGGCTGTTGCAAGTGTAGGCGATAATTCGCATAGTCTTTGAAACGTATCCAGGGAAAGACTAATGCTTTCAGTCCGCTCCTCTGAATCAACACTAGTGAGCGCTGACATAGCAGCTCCATAATATTCCACATTTTTGTAACCATAAGTATGAATATTCGCCAGTTCTACTGCCTTTGATACAAACACAATCCCAACCATCGGAAGAATCAGTACAATCAGTCTAGGAACTACCTTTATTTCTCTTCGCTTTTTCATCACAACAACGGCAGCAACCAACAAAACTACAACTGTAAAGGGTAAAAGCCATATGGTATCACTCTTTGTCTCCCATAGAACTCCCAGACTTCCTGCTGCAAGGATTGCCCAGATACAATTCCTCTTCCATGATTTTTCTGTGATTTCAAAGTATAGGTTCAACAAGCAGCCAAATACCCAGATTGTCAATGCGACAGCAAAACTATTACGATATACACGCTGTCCGGTCTGAAGAGCCGTCATAATTGGATTAAATAACATGACAACATAAATCACACATAAAACCCATTTTTTCTTAACTATATGACTGATTGCATATAGGAGAACCAGACATCCCACCATGTATAACACATTAGTGGTAAGTATATAAGGCAAATGCAACCGATAAAGTACAGCTAGGTAAAAGGCAAATCCCACTTCCTTTATAAACGTATAGCAATTAAAGGCTCCTGTCCAATTACCGGCAGCTATCTCCATTGCCCAATGTTCCAACAATCCATCATCACATGCTGCTGTTGGTATTGGATAGATAACCAACCCTTTTACTATAAAAATTTTTATTATGGAGATAGCAGCCAAAACCAGTAAAAACCAGTTTGCCTGCTTGATTCCTTTTATTTTATTCATTTTTCTCCCCTTTAGTTGTGCTTAATATGTAAGATACCAATAAAGAAACTTCCAAAAATCACCTCAATACCAATTACAATTAACAACATTGCAGGTATCGTAATCCGCATCATCTCTTCCGGTGCCAGACCTCCAAAACCGCCATGTCCCCAGATACAGAAAGCCACAATTGTAGCTATAATTCCTGCAAGGAATAGTAATAGTCCAATTACAACACCCTTTTCTGTAGAGGTTTCTTCCAACCATTTATCCAACTTTCCCTCCGTTGGAATAAATCCTGTCACGCTTGCATAAGATCTTGTAAACAACGAAAACATTACAAGGTTAACACCTACCATCATAGCAGCAGCTGAATACATCAATGTATGCACTCCAAGTCCTACAGAACCAATATGAATATTTCCGAAACTCAATACCACGGTCAAAATAAGTCCTATAAAGAAAAGGATTAATCCCGGATACATAAATAACCAGTTTGGACTATGCATCAACAAAAACTTCAGATGTCTCCATCCATCAGACCAACTTCTCAAATGAGGTGCATGAGAACGTCCATCTTTTTTCAATGTAGTTGGAACTTCTGCAATTTTTAAATGGTTTAAAGTTGCTTTTACAACCATTTCACTTGCATATTCCATTCCTGTTGTTACCAGACCAAGCTTTAAAATAGATTCTCTATTATATCCTCTTAATCCGCAATGGTAATCTCCAATTTTACATGGGAAAAATAATCTTGCAATGAATGAAAGTACAGGATTTCCTAAATATCTATGTAATGGTGGCATAGCGCCCTTTTCAATTCCGCCCTTGAATCGGTTTCCCATAACCAAATCATAGCCTTCTCGAAGTTTTTCTATAAAAGGCATCAGATGCAGGAAATCATAACTGTCATCTGCATCTCCCATAATAACATATTTACCAAGAGCTCCATTACATCCACCGATCAAAGCTGCTCCGTATCCTTTTTCCGGAACATTCACTACTCTAGCTCCGTTTTCTATCGCAATCTGTTGAGACCCATCGGTACTACCATTATCTGCAACAACGATTTCTCCGTTGACACCACTCTCATCCAAAAAGGTTCTTGCCTTTTTTATACATGTTGCTAGTGTTTCTGCCTCATTAAGACATGGCATCAATATCGTAAGTTCATACTGTTCGTTCATATACAGTCTCCTTTTCCTCATATATTTCTATTTAACTTCGTTTAATTTCTCGCTTTTGATATAAAAGTGCATAATAAATCTTGCAATACATTTTGGCCAGAACTTCAAAAACATAGTATAATCTTCTTTTGCCCGGATATTTCCATTATTAATTGTGTTTGATGTTTCTGAACCTTCATGTACTCGATGATAAGTAAGCCGCTTTGGTGAATAGACAAATTCTCCCTTTTCTTTAGACAGTTTTTCCCATTCTTCCCAATCCAGATTGCTTCGAAACTCTGACTCAAAAACTGTTTGCGGAAGATTTTCTTTGATATACGCCACTGACCAACAAGATACCGGATTTCCCAAAGCTAACACGCATCTCTTAAAAAATTTTATACCGTGAAACTTTTGAATCTTCAGTGGAAACAACATCAACCTTTTTATTTTTAACATGGTACTCTGCTCTACAACTTGTCCATTACGCAATTCATTATATCCTGTAAAATAAATAAGTGGATGTTTCGCTTTATTCACCTGTTGTAACATATCTGCCACATATTCGGGATGATAGCGGTCATCCTGATGTGCCAAGGTAACTAATTTTGTCTTAGCACAGTGATATCCAAAATTCCAATCATTCGCAATTCCTCCCTCTCCTGTATTAACAAAAAGAGGAAGTCCATATTCTTCTGAAATCGCACGAATATATGCATTATCCGTGGATGTTGTCATAATAATATTGGTTTCAACCGTTTGCTTTAAAAGTGACTCCACACATTCTCTTAAATAAGGACTTTCTTTATATGCACACACTGCAAATGTATGATCTTTCGCTTCAAATTTCATTTTCTAATCCTTTTTATTTTTCTGTTAATTCTTTTAAATACACATCTAACGCATCATGCCAATCCGCCATACGATAATCACTAGTCAAACGCAACATGTAATTATCTAAAATACCATAGGCCGGACGGTTTGCAGATGCAGGATTCATTTCTTTATACTGTGCACTGGTCACATGATTTACCTTTGTGTTCTTGCCAGTCTTCTTAAAAATCTCTTCTGTAAAATCTGCCCAGTTGGTATCACCTTCACAAGTAGCATGGAACAATCCATAATTTTCTGTTCTTTCTAAATAATGAATCATCTTTGCAAGTTCTGCTGCACTGGTAGGAGAACCAAGTTGATCACACACTACGCTCACCTCATCATGATTTTCCGAAAGCTTAAGCATTGTCTTTACAAAGTTCTTTCCATCTCCATAAAGCCAAGCAGTTCTCAAAATAAAATGCTTTGGTGCAAATTCTTTTACAAATTTCTCACCTTCTAATTTTGTCTTTCCATATGCACTTACCGGATTAGGCTCATCAAACTCTGTATAAGGTCTTGTTTCGTTCCCTTCAAATACATAATCTGTAGATACATGTATCATTTTAGCATCTAGTTCTCTTGCTGCAATACTTAAATTCCTTGGTCCTAACGCATTGATTTTATAGGCAAGATCCCACTGTTCCTCACATTTATCTACGTTGGTATGGGCTGCGCAGTTAATGATGACATCCGGTTTTTTCTCTCTTGCCAAATTCAATACTGCATCTACATCTGTAATATCCAGAGAAACAACTCCTTCCCCTTCTACTACATCTGTGTTTATAAATTCTACATTTTCACCTGCATATTCTTTACGAATTGCTCTTCCCAATTGACCATTGCATCCGGTTACTAATACTTTCTTCATATTTGCCTCCATGAATCATAACATTCTATTTATCAAAAACAAAATTCGTGTTATAAGATTATCTAGTTTTTCTTGCCGATAAAAAGTACGTCCAAACACCACTTTTGCCTTAGCAGGCATTTTTTCTGATGACAGCAAAAGTTGTACTAGATTATCTTTTTCACTATCCTGTCGATATAGTTGTGCAAAATCTCCCAACTGTCCCTTTAATTTCCCTTTATTTTTTTTTACATATTCTGCCTTTGCGCAAATTGTTCCAAATAAAGTTGGACTTGCACCTATCACATTACCACCATGTTGACGATACCATATATATGAATTATCGTCAAATATGACCTTTCCCAGATAGGATGCCACTAAATAACACCACCAGTCATGAATAATCGCTCTCTTTGGGATATGTTCTTTTATATTCTCCGCAAGAGAACGATTCATCATGCTAGTACAGCCGGTACATATACACTCAACAACTGCATTTTCAAATCCGGGTATTAA is a window from the Roseburia sp. 499 genome containing:
- the rfbD gene encoding dTDP-4-dehydrorhamnose reductase codes for the protein MKKVLVTGCNGQLGRAIRKEYAGENVEFINTDVVEGEGVVSLDITDVDAVLNLAREKKPDVIINCAAHTNVDKCEEQWDLAYKINALGPRNLSIAARELDAKMIHVSTDYVFEGNETRPYTEFDEPNPVSAYGKTKLEGEKFVKEFAPKHFILRTAWLYGDGKNFVKTMLKLSENHDEVSVVCDQLGSPTSAAELAKMIHYLERTENYGLFHATCEGDTNWADFTEEIFKKTGKNTKVNHVTSAQYKEMNPASANRPAYGILDNYMLRLTSDYRMADWHDALDVYLKELTEK
- a CDS encoding glycosyltransferase family 2 protein, with translation MKFEAKDHTFAVCAYKESPYLRECVESLLKQTVETNIIMTTSTDNAYIRAISEEYGLPLFVNTGEGGIANDWNFGYHCAKTKLVTLAHQDDRYHPEYVADMLQQVNKAKHPLIYFTGYNELRNGQVVEQSTMLKIKRLMLFPLKIQKFHGIKFFKRCVLALGNPVSCWSVAYIKENLPQTVFESEFRSNLDWEEWEKLSKEKGEFVYSPKRLTYHRVHEGSETSNTINNGNIRAKEDYTMFLKFWPKCIARFIMHFYIKSEKLNEVK
- a CDS encoding glycosyltransferase family 2 protein, with translation MEKGKVQILMSTYNGEKFLKEQLESLLRQTYQNLEILVRDDGSKDGTCEILREYEKKYSNVHVYLEDNVGVTKSFFELLKKSDADYIAFSDQDDVWLEEKVEKAVEKLKILEEPALYCSNKILVDSELNIIAENNHKKLIPGFENAVVECICTGCTSMMNRSLAENIKEHIPKRAIIHDWWCYLVASYLGKVIFDDNSYIWYRQHGGNVIGASPTLFGTICAKAEYVKKNKGKLKGQLGDFAQLYRQDSEKDNLVQLLLSSEKMPAKAKVVFGRTFYRQEKLDNLITRILFLINRML
- a CDS encoding glycosyltransferase family 2 protein — protein: MNEQYELTILMPCLNEAETLATCIKKARTFLDESGVNGEIVVADNGSTDGSQQIAIENGARVVNVPEKGYGAALIGGCNGALGKYVIMGDADDSYDFLHLMPFIEKLREGYDLVMGNRFKGGIEKGAMPPLHRYLGNPVLSFIARLFFPCKIGDYHCGLRGYNRESILKLGLVTTGMEYASEMVVKATLNHLKIAEVPTTLKKDGRSHAPHLRSWSDGWRHLKFLLMHSPNWLFMYPGLILFFIGLILTVVLSFGNIHIGSVGLGVHTLMYSAAAMMVGVNLVMFSLFTRSYASVTGFIPTEGKLDKWLEETSTEKGVVIGLLLFLAGIIATIVAFCIWGHGGFGGLAPEEMMRITIPAMLLIVIGIEVIFGSFFIGILHIKHN